The following coding sequences are from one Acidimicrobiales bacterium window:
- a CDS encoding glucose-6-phosphate dehydrogenase assembly protein OpcA gives MADAVAVDTWSGQGVRLSEVVAGLADLRHQSKDERSARTTVMTLVAVAPDDDRAYAATRALRSLGGRHPARIVMLRPDPDQVASLDARAALFTVENEGHETNFEEVTLTVCGQAAKHLDSLVDAFTVSDLPVALWYVGSVPDPTDPLLKVATALLVDSRDAADTGRFRPLLEVARRRTVSDLSWIRLRPWRELLSGLFDPPECRRWLQSVESVTVTGKVGPRKMLGGWLLAQLGLQPRQVTLQDARHVEIHVTCREGTDEATFEVTRANSVKAISAQAVLPDGPRPPAVHPLADDPLAVSLSEALTNLAPDVIWERALATATLLGE, from the coding sequence GTGGCGGACGCCGTAGCGGTCGACACCTGGAGCGGACAAGGAGTGCGGCTTTCCGAGGTCGTCGCAGGCCTCGCCGACCTGAGGCACCAGTCCAAAGACGAGCGGTCCGCACGCACCACCGTGATGACACTCGTCGCAGTCGCGCCAGACGACGACCGCGCATACGCGGCGACTCGCGCCCTGCGGTCCCTCGGCGGGAGGCATCCCGCGCGGATCGTCATGCTGCGACCCGATCCGGACCAGGTGGCGAGCCTCGACGCCCGCGCGGCCCTCTTCACGGTCGAGAACGAGGGCCACGAAACCAACTTCGAGGAGGTCACCCTCACGGTCTGCGGGCAGGCGGCAAAACACCTGGATTCGTTGGTCGACGCTTTCACCGTGTCAGACCTGCCCGTTGCCCTCTGGTACGTCGGGTCCGTCCCCGATCCGACCGATCCCCTGCTGAAGGTCGCCACCGCCCTGCTCGTCGACAGCAGGGACGCCGCCGACACCGGGCGTTTCCGTCCTCTCCTCGAAGTCGCTCGCCGCCGCACGGTCAGCGACCTGTCCTGGATCCGCTTGCGCCCGTGGCGGGAGCTTCTGTCGGGGCTGTTCGATCCGCCCGAGTGCCGTCGCTGGCTACAAAGTGTCGAGTCGGTCACCGTCACCGGCAAGGTCGGTCCGCGCAAGATGCTGGGCGGCTGGTTGCTCGCCCAGCTCGGGCTGCAGCCACGTCAGGTCACTCTGCAAGACGCCCGCCACGTCGAGATTCACGTGACCTGCCGGGAAGGCACAGACGAAGCCACTTTCGAAGTGACGAGAGCCAATTCGGTCAAGGCGATATCCGCCCAAGCGGTGCTTCCCGACGGTCCGAGACCCCCCGCCGTCCACCCGTTGGCGGACGATCCGCTGGCCGTCTCCCTGTCCGAAGCTCTGACGAATCTGGCGCCTGACGTCATCTGGGAGAGGGCGCTGGCGACCGCAACTCTTCTCGGCGAGTGA